DNA from Rhodothermia bacterium:
GGCGCATTTCTTGTACCGAGCCGATCATCTATTCCATGACTCACGTCATGGTCGAAGTGCGAGAAAGCAGCCTCTTGTTGGTGGCAATCGGCACAACTGATCGAGCCATCCCGGGAAAGTTTTCCGTCATAAAACAAGGCACGCCCCAGTTCAAAACCGGCAGTGGTTATGGGTGTGTTCTCGAACCGATAGACAGGATCAGGAAACCCTTCCGGCGTCTTGAAAGAGACTTCCGTCGGGGTTTCCGGCGTATCTACCGTCGAACAACCCGCAATCAGGAGGAGGATCCAGATGCGTTTCATACCGTTATTGTTTAAGGAACGTTGGGTTGTAAAGCCTTCAGGGTATAGGCTTTCGCATAATTTGCAGATACGTTTGCACCTAAAGGATTAACCATGATCACCGGATCTTCGGACAGTTTCATGGTGTATGATCCGGTGAAAACCTTTAAGACGTCCATCTTAACATCCACTTGTGGCGTTTTATTTTTGCGGATCTTTAATACATCGGTATCAAAGGCAAGGGTGTTGTTTTTAAGGTTATTAATGGTCTTTACGGGCGGCGTGCCAAATCCACCACCATATTGGCCAATATGGTATCGGTAATTGGTTGTGCCGTCGGTTGCAGGTTTGGCTTGTGGAGAAGCCCCCTCCATTTTGAAGAAGATATAGCCCGAATTCCAAGACCAATACATCCCTTTTGCTTTTCCGGCGATGTCTAAGGTTCCGGTACGCTTAGAAACATCCATTGTATTGCGGAGGCTATCCACCCCAATCATATAGGTTAGTGCTTTGTAATTGCCCGCAGGTACATCGGTTAGGGTAAGTGTCAGGCTGGTTGGGTCGGACTCGTCCACCAAGAAGTAGGAAGATTCTTGTGGATAGGCCACCACTTTACCATCTTCGGTGGTGAGTTTGATGTTGCTTACAAAGTACTTTAGGGTGGTAACATTGAAGGTCTCGCCGGCGGCATTGGTATAGTTTCCGGTTTCCATAACCAAGTCTTTGTCGCCCGCTACATTATCGAATGCGATTTTTAAGGTTCCCTTGTCGGTGGCACTAAAGCCATCATTTTCAAACAAGTCACAACCAGCGCCTCCAAACAATAAGAAGAAGGCACTTAATAAATATTGAAGTTTCATGGATAAATATTTGGGATTTTTCAGACAAAATAAACCCATCATCTGTGCAATTAAACAAGATGAAATACCTTTTTAATTTGAAGAAATTACAACACCATCATGCCATCATTTTTAATAAATGAAGTGCATCATGAAGCCATTCTCCGGCAAAGAGGGCATGGGTTTGGGTAAACGACGATTGGCCAAAGTGGCTTAGGCGAAGAGATTGGGCGGATGGTCAATTTCGACGGGGATGCCCTTCAACGGATGGTCATCCTTGCATAAAAGCACTTTTTTTGGGGTAGAACCATCCAGCCGGAGCGAGGGGTCATTCAGCGGAGCAACATAAACAAGGCCCACTAATTGTTGCTCTACAGAACCCTTTTCTTGTTGTTTTTGTTGATCTTGATCCGTTTTTTGCAATCTTAGGCGCAAATAGCATTTACCGTTACATTGCATCCCTGGCTTGTTACGGTTAATGCACAATACTTTGCGAATGTAATCTTGACGCCGCACAAAATCGAGTTGTACCCATAACGGAACCAACCCTTGTATGACCAACAAGAGCAGGAGTGTCGGGGTAAGAAATGCGCGAGTCGTTTGCATAAGTTGCTTAAAATGAGCCAAACAAAACTAAGAAGGCTGTTGTTTAAATCCTAATTTAAAAACGTGATTTTTGTTTGAAGATCATTGTTTTTATTTTGTCGTTAATCATATAAATAAAATTAAAAAAAATGGCCTAACAAAAAATGTCAGGCCATTTGGCTTGCGATTAATCAAGCATTTTATTGTTTTATGATTTTTCCAGTATGGCTTTGTCCATTCACCGATAACCGATAGATATATACACCGGCGGGGAGTCCATTAGCCTGAAGAGCCACCTCATGTTGTCCGTCCGCCACTTGCTCGTTCAGTACGGTTTGAACGGTTCTGCCAAGAACATCGTGCAGGGTAAGTACGACCTGAGCGGATTTTCCCGTGGCAAAACGCAGCGTGGACGTCGTTGTAAAAGGATTAGGGAAGGGTTTTTCAACCACAAAAACGGCTGGCTGTGTGCGTTCTTCCTCACGGGAAGTGGCTGAGTTGCCTGTTCCAGCGAGGGAGACATTCAAGGTGCTACCACTCGAAGGGCTAATGCTCAGGATGCCATTGTAGGAGGAAATGGTGGAAGGCGCAAAACGCACCCGAATGGGGGTGTAGCCATAGGCCGGAACCGACCCACTACTCCCCGATACGATACTAAACCCTGTACCGGATAGCGAAGTGGTATAGGTGAAGGCGGCATTACCACGATTAATCACGTTTATTTCGGCCTCTAAGGTTTGTGTAAGACCAATTTCGCCATAATCTTCGGCGGTTGGTACGGCTGTCGCTAAGACACTGCTTGGTACTCCTGTTGCCGTACCGTAAAAAGAAGAAATTCGGTTTGCAAATTCGGGGTGATCTACAAAGGGATTTCGGTTGTTCTGGAAGTTCATAATACCCGTATTGCGTGCTTTTTCTTTGGCATCTGGCGGGTCATTGGTATGCCATTGGCGGAGGGCTGTTTCTTGGGTACTGGTAAAAAAGCCTCCTAAATTGCCATAACGCACCATAAAGTAAAACAGCGAGCGGGCGGTATTGCCTTTTTGTACGTCTCTTGGTTCATAGACATTGCTCAAAAGGTAACTCCATTCGCCAGAGCCAGCATTGGTACAAGTTCCATTTTGCGACGGGATGTCTTTGTCGTGACACCGAACACCACTTCCGGTGCGGTTTACATTGCCAAAGGGGAAGTTTGCCCGTTCGTTATTGGCGTCCACATCCGTAGGGTAGAGGTGGTGAATATCAGAAACCATTGGGTTGTTTTGGTTAAAAAACGACTGCGGCCACGTATGTTCTGTGTTTATGTATTCCGGTGACGAGGCACTTGGGCGTTGGGTGCTCGTGGACATGGTTACCAAGCGGCCTGTATAGATGCACTCAAGTGTCTTGGTATTATTTCCGTTATTAATGGCATCTATAGTGATGCCAAACATGGCATTCCGCGAGGTGTCGTAGCTGTTGTTGGTGTTGTTTTTGATGATGTTGTTGAGGGCTGTTTTCAGCGCTTCCCCCCAAAGGTCTTGCGTAGAAAGATAATAATCGGTTTTGCTCCCATAGTCCTCATTATAAACGGCTCTGGCAGAGAGGGCAACCTCTACCACCTCTACCCCATTTTGTGCTTCTACCGTAAGCACGTCTTTGTACGTGAGGTTATCTGGAGAAGAAAAGGAGACGGTGATGATCTGGTTTCCAGATGCCGCTACGGTGAATGGTGTGACAGGAGTGGCCGAAAAGTGGGTATCGTAAATACTTATCTTTTCTACGGTTACAGATTCAGCTCCCGGATTTAAGAGCGTAAAAGTTTTGGTGCATACGGTGTCAAAGGTACAATCCCCAAGGTCTAAGGCGGTGACATCCACTTGTAGCATGGGGCGGTTTTGTGCGCTACTGATTAAAGGAAATAGCACACACAAAAATGTAAGGAGGTGTTTATATGGCTTGTTCATGGTTTTGGGTTTCATTTGGAGAAGAAATAGGAAAACAAAAGGCGCTTAGCCGAATCTGCCAAGATACGACAGCTTTTCGGATAAACGCCCAAACATTAAGTGGATAAACGATCTGTTAAAAATCCCAACGCCGATTAGGGTCTGTCGGTAAACCCGGAACCCAAGTGGTATTCGGATTGGTAATGACGGGCGTTGTTGGGTTAGACGCAGGCGGATTGGTCCAGAAGTTTTGGTTCACCCAGCGCTTCAAAGCGGCATCCGTGGTATCCCCAAAGAGCCTTCCGGGACAAAAAGTACCATTCACACCACCTGTATAGCCGGGTGTATGGCGATGGCCAGAGATTTGATCGGGACGAATGCGATAAGAACTGAGCATCCAACGTAGCAACGCAACGGTTGAAGTTTGTTG
Protein-coding regions in this window:
- a CDS encoding endonuclease, whose translation is MNKPYKHLLTFLCVLFPLISSAQNRPMLQVDVTALDLGDCTFDTVCTKTFTLLNPGAESVTVEKISIYDTHFSATPVTPFTVAASGNQIITVSFSSPDNLTYKDVLTVEAQNGVEVVEVALSARAVYNEDYGSKTDYYLSTQDLWGEALKTALNNIIKNNTNNSYDTSRNAMFGITIDAINNGNNTKTLECIYTGRLVTMSTSTQRPSASSPEYINTEHTWPQSFFNQNNPMVSDIHHLYPTDVDANNERANFPFGNVNRTGSGVRCHDKDIPSQNGTCTNAGSGEWSYLLSNVYEPRDVQKGNTARSLFYFMVRYGNLGGFFTSTQETALRQWHTNDPPDAKEKARNTGIMNFQNNRNPFVDHPEFANRISSFYGTATGVPSSVLATAVPTAEDYGEIGLTQTLEAEINVINRGNAAFTYTTSLSGTGFSIVSGSSGSVPAYGYTPIRVRFAPSTISSYNGILSISPSSGSTLNVSLAGTGNSATSREEERTQPAVFVVEKPFPNPFTTTSTLRFATGKSAQVVLTLHDVLGRTVQTVLNEQVADGQHEVALQANGLPAGVYIYRLSVNGQSHTGKIIKQ